aagaacTTTGATCATATGCCATcagttaatatatataataatattaagtttagaAGAGTATAACGCGAcattaatatgaataaaaaaacaagtaaaaacaaacaattgactgagttacttattgaaatactatgtatagacaatgttgattactctgtcacattgcacatacatacatgtcacaactaatatacccatataatacatactatacaatttgctcataatttgggctctcacgggtaaacagtgatgtttacgaaaaaaagtttcaaacaaaagttgtttatttttttataagaaacaatttttatatttaaacttttgttctatctctaacggtttacaaaatcgatcctacggacccaatacagaattgacctatgttattcatttacgagctcgacctcactttttacatcctaagcacgctataaaactttcagcttgatatctcttttcgtttttgagtaatcgtgataacagacagacagacgacagacaaatagacagacaagcggaaatggactaattaggtgattttatgaacacttataccaaaattttgttcatagcatcaatatttttaagtgttacaaacttgggactaaacttagtataccttggtatattacatatatacatggtataaaaataaaaaacatatacttaccacaataatattacttttagaGATGGCTGCTATAGTAGTGTACACAACACACATCAACGTTACCACATCGTAAATTTCACatacttgaattattttaactaattttattttgtctgaCATGagttacaattacaattttcaattaagtATGCATAAAACTTGAATATGTgttgtttttcttgaaaattaatacattttgtaatggtttgtttacaaattaaaatcatactCTCCATAATATATGTACACTTGTGTCATAAAGTTTGGAAACATTGGAATCATAACAATGTCTATTGGTTcaccaataaaaataatcatggaatcaagaatttatttattatacaataactGAAGCATGAAAATGCATGAATTTAACAAGTTTTTCCTCAAAGAACCAATATAAAATTTGCTCATACTAAAACTTTTCTCCAAAACGTTGGAGATTGATTGAGATGAATGAAAAACCACCGAGAAATGtgtcgggtacggaatcctaaactcacacttgaaacgtatctaagaacactcttctaCTAACTGattcgattttgaggatcatcgcttattttttatttgtttcgagtatggaaccctaaattcatacttgaaatatagctaagaacacgctccattaaattacctttcaaacgaaacaacaaaaattcaaatcggttcatccgtttatgcACCACAataccacagacaggcagacagacacacatggtggtcaaacttataacaacactttttttttattcgggtTATAAAAAATTGGTTCTAAACAAGAATtgtattgtacttaaaagtagaaaataatttatcttttgaaTCACTCATACATAACTACATATAAAATCTGGACgcgattaattaaaaatatcaataatgatTCGgaacgcctcaagcttttacattGTCATCCGATTTACAAATAGATTGTCAACAATTTGTCAttctttatttgtaattttctttatactaaaatttgattttcttttttttgttacaggtacaCCAATAAATCGTTTACCAATAATGGCAAAATCAGTATTAGActtatatgaattatataatttagtaaTTGCACGTGGTGGACTTGTGGAtgttattaataagaaattatgGCAAGAAATTATCAAAGGTTTACATTTACCATCGTCAATAACATCAGCTGCTTTTACACTTCGCACACAGTAAGTACacaattttcaagttttaaaaacttaaaatcctagaatagaaaattttgcaaactaattcaaactttaaaaaagtgtaGCTGAATTATGTGAAAcactatcataaaaaaattaagaaaatgcaattttttttactttataattcACTTTTCTGTACGAGTAAAATTTCTTAAgtttttgagtacatattttttaattttaggactaaaaaaataattcatttatttgcgcttccaccaaatatgaaatatgatattatattatatgatatttcaTTATACATATTAGTGTTAGCCTATCTTTTACAGCCacagaaaacattaaaaaactagGAAACTCCAAAATATTCCTACAATCGTTACCATTTTTTAGGTTTAATTGTCATTTTTctcataataaaagttttttagggcttttgaaaaaaaaaatttaatcgaccTTTAAGTTAAAGTCGATTTACATATTTCTCGGTTAGTATGATACCAGGTTTAAAGGTATTATGCTAAATTCCCCAACAATATTGTATTTTCCtagaatttcatataaaaatcataatttccaACTCACACTGTTAGAAATGGGTGAAAAGTAAGCCATATGATTTTGCTAGCTatagtaaacaaaattattctaaatttaataagttGTTGAGATcgatttacatatttttcgGTTAGCATGATACCAGATTTAAAGTTATTTGGCTAGATTccccaaaaatattgtatttttctagaatttcataaaaaaaatcgtaatttcCAACTCACACTGTTAGAAATTGGTGAAAAATAAGCTATATGATTTTGCTGGctagagtaaataaaaatatcataaatttaacacacaaaaacacttaattttaataaaataatcaatttacaTGTTGAAGTATTCTCGAAAACACTTTGAACGCAAGTGAAAATATTGCTTAAAAATTGCTATGAACTACACTTAAGTATGTtgtatttatacattaaaatcaaCACTTTAGTCAGTCACTCAGTGGcttagttggttaaagcgttAGTGTTTTCAACTCAAAGGTAGTATGTTCAAATCTCGACTCAGTTAATACACATATTAAATATACAGTATCCCAGCTCTGCACTGCTTAGTTCATATCAGTGACAGCGTTCATTTAATTACTGTAAGACTAACGTTACAAGCCGCTATGTTTCCAATGTTCAATAAATACATTGGTTAACACGAAGTttgtaatacaataaaattttttttttaattttcatttcaaatcttttatatcctagtaaaaaattaatatttttctctaaatatattaatacgattcattataaataataacaaaagaaTAGACGAATATTatggttattaaaaatattaaaatttttgttgatgaTCTAAAAAaggcattattattataacgaaaagaaaaaaacgattttattttttatatattttgaccGCCCATATTaagtaaatgaattttttttatattttttattttgaaataaacattaaatcgGCACTAGTCGCTCAAATGAAGAATCAAAGAACTGTCCAGTCTtgatttattggttttttttttagacgAGCATTAAAATCTTGtaagattaaataaaagtttttattaatatacagaTGAGGACTcagatatattcaattttattaaattagcgGTTTTATGATCGAATTAATCGCTATGTCCAAAGAAGTCAGCAAAGAAGATACCAACCCATTTTTTTGCCTTTTTAGAACGTTcccaaaaatgttttcttaggatcatctttaaatcttgtataataattcttattatgcactcgtttttccacaaaatgcatttaaagtgatgaaatgaatggtattttttgtgttatttcttctataagtgattttctctcaATCtttaagcatcaatattttaaaaactatggtatatatcgaaaaattttactcttaattttcgtcgaattttttcaagttctaacagaatccaccctcaaaattgaaaacaagcctcaaatatttccatacactcattttttttttggaacgtcCTTAAAAggacgaaaaattttttgaaagaaaagcTTTTTACGTTATCCAAAATGAAAAGCTTTGATAAATcgtttattatagaaatttgaCAAGTTAAATACGTGAAATGTAACCAGAAAACGcttaaaagttttcttaaattaagcctattttttcatgaatatattttcgaatacgaacgagttattttattaattcacgACTTGTTGTTAGCGAGATCCATCAAAGCGAATTCGACATGAAAATCATGATtaagaaacatatttataacaaaaaatttataaaaaactaataaattttaattctctcactttaattttaaacattaaaaaaaaagtattaaaaaaagtcacccttcaaacatatttatgaaatgattgattacactcaaaattataaaaatccatctcttctttatttttattttatagaattttcaaacatttaattaacttttcattacataaacttttaaaatggttttattattatatttaaaataattttcattacaaatgtttaaaaaaaaagtattatattcattataaagatttttaaagatatacTTATATAAAAGTTAATAGATCTAGAATCAGACGTAGAATTCTACAGTTATTTCAGAACggttagaatttttatttgaatatcttACTCgatgaatattcatcaattttaagcttgtcgCACAGTTTTAGTATTCGAAAAAGAAAAGTCTCTTCTACTCTCAaagatttaataatacttttaattatttccgcttttaaataatttcacttaCAAAGACAATTTACTCTTGTCAAATTCAATTCTGCAAtctactgtgcccaaaaaataaggtggcattgtatttattttgaaaattcttaatttattcttccaaatcaatttcatctccttcaaagtaatcccctcccgatgcaatgcacttatgccaacggattttccaaccTTCGAAACAccggttgtagtcactttccgggattgccttcagttccgtcttcctTGCGGCtcgaatctcctctatcgtatcaaaacggtgtccccggagtGATTTTTTGAGCTTGCTGAGCAGCCTGAAGTCGCACGACACCAGATCAATGAATACGGTGGTTgtggaacgatatgggttgaatttttggacgaaatgatcacgaattatgagtgcagtatgggatggtgcattatcgtggtgtaaaaaccatgaattgtctttccacaatttcGACCTTTTAAGGCGCaaagcgttacgcaaatgacgtaaaacgttcaaataatattccttgttgactgtttgctcgggcggaaggaatttataatgcacaacaaacgcgcgcagtttaaattcaaatgtcaccttttggacacagtatgtatattggaatagaaatattttgaaaaaatagtgttatttaagaagaaaaattgtGCAGtggtagaataaaataatagaattatttGATGCCCAAACATGCCATTCTCAAATAACTCTTAAATACTATACACGGCCCTAGACggtataaattcaaaaaaacgaacataaaaatatgatttctttgaaactattaaaaataatttttgttgttgttaaataTATCGTAACGTATTGAATACCATCCGAAAATAATAGCgttaaaatgatatataaacgtttttaagttgtaataatattatgttaagaatatctatcataaaaaaaaattttttgattttatgattGAAATTTATCTCATAACGAATAAATGTGGTGTTTATATAATTTGGTATTTAATAACTTGGTTTGGTTATTTCGTCATTTTTTGGTCAGATACATACACcacaaaaattcactttttacgaGTTTACAATTCTGATtttggttaagtatcttaaaaaaccaagtatgtattcctactaaatttgtttcatacttttcaaattttttgatcaaaattatcctaactctaataggtttcaagaatgaggAGTGCTGGTTCCGGAactaagcacataagtgatagctagcgaaaaatgaacatcacagctgaaaagattcacccaaaattaatgggtttcaaaaaaaattccaaaaagatcggatcaaatttgcctgtgttatcaaaaaaatcgaattactAACCCCGGGAGATGAAACCCAggcaactggcgataataattcgtactataATTAAAACAGATAGTGAATTCTTTTTCAATAGTTCTAATTTAGACTACTAGGTGACTTACAATTTatcaatattcataaaaaaattttgatgaaatccAAATGTTATAATGTTAGGTAATTTTTGAACGATTAGTGACCGGATGACCACACTAGAGAATTATTTTTCTacatatacattaaataatatatattcggTAAATCaatcttataaaaatacaattcaataattATGTCAAAGAGGAAGaggaaatgattttatatatatatatatatataaatgtttttataaaaacaaaacaaaaagttacaaataacatattttaataatcatttttcatattcgAACATCTCAGCCAGCGTCTGatgttgtttttttgaattaaaaatattatatatagagtGGCTCCtctttttaatacataataaaaatgactcaaatatatttaaaaatcatgcaATGGCAGTGTTCATTGGAAAAACACTGCAAATATATGCATTCCATCTTCTATTCCCGTTTTGCATCGGGTTTTTTGTCTAGGatcaaattttaacttttgttgaggaatttatatatttaaaattcatttaaaaacatttttttcttttcttgatGAACAAATTTCCGGATCCAAATAGGTATTTGctaaaattcgtttcaaagctTCTTCATTCTAAAAAACATATCGATAAAGTAAccttctttttcgttttttatttccCTTAAATAGCTAGAAGAAAAAAGAATATAACAGCTTTGTTTTTCCCAATTGCTACCTTTCTATTCTATTCCAAAGTCAGTCGGCCATAATTACAAGTGGAAAAATTGTATTGAACAACCCGGTATTAAACTCCTTGGAAATTTAAAGGGCAAAATGTAACATTCCTTTCTTTTATTGTCTCGAtacttttctatataaaatattagttcAATTTAGTTAATCCAATCCGGTGACCTGGCAGTAAAGGGAGGGGGAGTATTTCTCCAAAAATGATCCGAGTTTAAGGGGAAGAATATCTCATCCTTTTGGATCTGTAGAAAGTTTCACCTACCTAGGTCTTATTTCTTTTTGCAGATATATGAAATACTTGTTCCCATATGAATATGAAAAACGTCGTTTAAGCACACCAGCCGAATTACAAGCTGCAATCGATGGAAACCGACATGGCAGACGTAGCAGTTATGGTTCATACAATGAAATGGTTCATCCACCTAGGTCcttaaactttttacaaaaaaaaaaaaaatgcatgggaaaatattatttttcaatattttaaacattttgaaagGGATATTCTTATCCTATCGATAATGGGATAGTTGCAACCCCTCCAATAGTACCAATTTATACTActagatggcaatacttgtacttaccatttaaaagccaataaaaatattaaaattcaaatcagatataCCCCGCCatctggcgataataattcgtactaaatAAAACAACTAGAGGGTCCGTTTTCAGTAGTTCaaatttagactaccaggttACTTACCATGTatcaatatgaaaaatttgatattataaatttgcaGTTAGTTCTGTGCATAAGCGGGGACACCCTTTACTTATTATAAACTCATGTAATAACGATATGGCGACatactaaactttttttgttgttgagtagaataaattcacattaatatCATCAGATTGACAATGATGTGTGTCTTAATTTAGATGATGTCTacgaatcatttatttaaatgtgatCTGCTGTCACTGTCACGTATCAAGTCACAACAGACGCCCGCCTTCACTCTTAACTCTTTACTTTTATAAGCAAAACATATTGTGTGCGTCCGTCaagctttttaatataaaacatattcgAGAATTAAGGTTGATTGGACAATTATTATAGGTAATGCttattttcttcgtttttttggaattaacatgctttgaaacaaatttttaaacaaaaattttccctcgataaaataaatatacgaatTCCTTTCACTCGCTTAATGTTATCGGTTGGGTTTAGTATAAAATTACAATCAATAGACTAcctatttgaagctacctacaaattttcaactctctatcttttatagtctTGAAGATAATGGGAATACAAATTTCGCtctaatttgcgctcttacgGAAAATGATATTTAGGTActataaaatgtttcatacaaaagtagtttttaaaaaaaatggaaaaaatattgatttattaattaggAATCGAAGTACATTTGCttcttttaaaaagataaaatttaatccTAATTCTGTAGAACCctatcttataaattttttacaatgagTTTTTGAAGTTAACAATAATGTTAAAAGCTTTAATTAagctttattaatatatttgagaatttattattcatatttataaaacatttttttcaatattaaaacaaaaaaaaagtaaaaaaataaattgaactcgtaaaaattataatgaagtgttactaaacaatcttttttaattacaatatgtCTGGGATATATTCACAACTCAaacataattcatttttttaaaacataaattttttaaagtcattacatacatttatattttgacatttcaaaAATGTAAGAAAGATACAATCGTTttcattattatatgaaaattataattttcttggtTTAAATTAGCGGGTTTCTATCGTCCGTTTAGCAAGCTTGAGAATCTAAAGTCAGCAATCCGGATCTATAGCTATTTTCAGTTTGAAAATGAGCAGAATTATTAACagattatattaattgtttttgagaACGTCAAGGTAGAATATTGGTAAGGGCTAGACTATAAAAAcaggattaaaataaaatacaagaatgcaatttataagaaaaagaagataaATTTCCCAATGTCATTCTCTTTTCgttatatattaaattgattGTGCAAAATCATGtgatgttaaaaatgttttctttttcttttttcagatatatgaaatatttgtacCCATATGAATGTGAAAAACGTCGTTTAAGCACACCAGCCGAATTACAAGCTGCAATAGATGGAAACCGACGTGAAGGCAGACGTAGCAGTTATGGTACATACAATGAAATGGTGCAACGTAGTCCAATACCTACATCACAGATGTCACCGTTATCGTTAGTTACACAACAGCAAACAATGATGTCACGTATGACGGGTGGTTTACCAAATGGTGCACATCATCCTAGTCATCCACCACCATTAGGTCAACCACCTCTCGGTGGTCCCATTCCTGGTCTAGCACCATCCGAATTCGAAGCACGTATGGTTGAATATGTGAAATTATTGAATAAGGAATTACGAAATACAGCATCACCGACCGCTGCCCGACATGGATCATCGTCCCCACCAAATAATACAACATCACCAATAAATCCATTAGAAATGTCACGATTAACATTAtggaatttatataataataatccaaCAGCACCTCCACCAATATTAAACCCACCACCGGTATTAGAACCACAACGGGAAGCATTAAATTTAGCTGATGTAAATAATAGTCcgcaaaataattcattatccACACCGATAACAGCAATGAAACGTGAACCGGAGCATGAAGAACAACCACCAGCTAAACGACATTTACAAGATGACGATATGAGTCCACCAAATTCACCAGCACCATCAGAACTATCACCGTCACAGCCACAGACACCCACAACACATATTGGTGGGCTtagtacaaatattaaaatcactaacagaggtaattattaaactttttattttaactttcaaCTTTGCATGTTCCAAAAAGTTCCATCAGCGTTAAAATCAcgcgaatatttaaaaaaaatcgacagTTACTTCAATTACAAATCAGCTCAATTTATTTGGCTGAAATTGGCGTCTCTGATTTCCTACCAATGAATAAGAATGATAATCATATTCAGAGTTCGTCTTTCGGAAATTTGGCTTGGTGAGAGCGTACTAGCTCTTATTATCAAACAAGGACTACCAAGGACAGAGCGAAAGCTAAATAAAAGCATATGATGTCAAGATTGATACCAAAGCAATAACATGAACTTAGATCTGCTCAAACATATTGCAAACTAAATTCGGAACTTCTTCTGGTGCCTCATATTGTTCTTACCCGGAAAATAATTGCCTCTCAAAGCAAATCAAAGCGAAACGTGAAACCCCAAGCCAATTTCTCCTGCTTATCGTTCCTCATTCGAAATACTTCCTGAGAATTTGGGAAACTTTGCCAGTTGAATACTATGTTTTCAACATTAAAATCGATAAGCTAATGCTCACCGCAAAATATTATCTAAGGCAATTGGCAGTAGTAAACTCTGACACCCGATACTACCATACTACCTTAACACTGAATAAAACATGATTGCACAGTGCTCTGCCGAACAATCAAAGAACTAACGCATAGTCAATTGAAACGTTGCTCACGTTGCTCGATATgcatttgttataccatgtgtttaaaatctcaaaatatAGATGGAACTACGTCTTCAAAACCATCATCTCGttccaaataattaaaattcattttattttttcgtttaattttcaGGTGATGCACGAAACGGTGATAACTCATTAGTTGTAAGTATGGAATTAAATGGTGTTATGTATCAAGGTGTATTATTTGCTCAACAATTGCAAAGTGGAAATCGTAATGCCAGGATCTCAAcgtgaataaattaaaaataaattatttttatcccatataaaacatatatattataaaatcttcattcgtttattaaaaaaaaaaccaccgccaaaacaaaaaaaaggtgcAAAACTGTATACAAGTAGCATAATTGAAGAAActgcataattttatttatatatatattttttttaaaccaaaaacttttttatacaatggcaaaattgtatttttaacaataatgacCTCTTTCATAGTCTTGGTTAAATGTCGAGCGGGACATCTATgtgataaaacttttcaataattgACAGATATGATATAGATGTCTCAGATGTTGGTGCCTatcagagaatatatcggtaaaatttactgatatagtctctggTACCTATAAATCAGGTCTGACCTCTTGTAGATTTTACGTCTAACTAAGATTGTgagagattttttattttttaagtttatttaattatgctattttttttaaaaagaaattcaattgTGAAGCATAAAGCATTTACATATCTCCTTTTCGCATGAACATATTACCGCCAAAACTTATTCTTGGTGGTCCGAATCGGTCTAGTCAAAGAGTAGCACGTCTATATTCTTTGATCTAGTATATTAGTAAGAGGGTCGGCAATAAAAACGCGTATGTTATCGTTTTTaaagatcattttttacataaatttagatTGAGTACCGGGATGATTTCTCAACAGCTTTCGTaacatttaatatcaaaaatttgttctgtACGACCaaagaaataaattgtttgcattttattttaaattttgaacttgTCTGGTGTTGATTCTAACACTTATCTTGTATTCAGCAGATTCGTGACCTGTGCTTCAAAGCTCAGTTGTAATGAACTGAAAAAATATCCATCTTTATGGCTGCCATTATCGACCACATACCATTATTATTGCCGATTCTTaccataaatgttttttttatattttatgtatttttttaaattatttgcaatgtttgcaagaacaaaaatattttttgctcttAATTTTTAAGGCCAGTTTAATGacctatttaaaatacaaaatcaaaagataataataatgtaaataaaaaatattgcagtattcgtctataatttttttaggatgcgtaaaaaaaaactttattttaaatttctaaaagaCTGTTATATTTAGGTTATGTTTGaataattgtcaaattattgttttattttgataatccaaaaaaaaaaactattaaatatttttgttttatttattagttattttagaTGTATTTATGAGTGTAGCAATATTAGCTGTTAGGATTAAGAATAATCAAatcaatattcataaaaattaaaatattgaagactattattaattattaaaattaaaaaaaaaaaaaaaactttgctgtatatttataatgccataactgtaattaaaaatacttgtagTATAGACATTAATGTGCAAAGTATCATTCAGGAAAGCTTAAACGTCGGAAATATGTCTACTTAAtccaattttttagtaaaacttCTTTACGCTTACTTAAATCGAAATGTGTGTCGTTTCAATTGCGAAAGAAGTTTTACTTGAACAATTCGTGTGATCCAAAGGAcactatccttttttttttaatttgtaatatgagtcacaaatataattaattttactgttctaaaattatacaaaatgtaatgaaaaaacatttgtatattttgttccaaaattttctgtatggaaaaaataattataaatgaattacatttcaata
The Chrysoperla carnea chromosome 4, inChrCarn1.1, whole genome shotgun sequence genome window above contains:
- the LOC123298024 gene encoding protein dead ringer isoform X4; translation: MEMESHERDSDIGDDSPVSHNEEELSDPEGDLHEDIDSSDEAIRSRLSQNNINLDHHPDVLAKLKMQVRDLKEREELEQLHKSMVNHTNGGGLSSVMGPGGGGGGGGGNPLLTPGGGGLSMAFPFPHPAAAFLPPLAPPPAPPSSGGSSHSSEGSASSQHTWSFEEQFKQVRQLYEINDDPKRKEFLDDLFSYMQKRGTPINRLPIMAKSVLDLYELYNLVIARGGLVDVINKKLWQEIIKGLHLPSSITSAAFTLRTQYMKYLFPYEYEKRRLSTPAELQAAIDGNRHGRRSSYGSYNEMVHPPRYMKYLYPYECEKRRLSTPAELQAAIDGNRREGRRSSYGTYNEMVQRSPIPTSQMSPLSLVTQQQTMMSRMTGGLPNGAHHPSHPPPLGQPPLGGPIPGLAPSEFEARMVEYVKLLNKELRNTASPTAARHGSSSPPNNTTSPINPLEMSRLTLWNLYNNNPTAPPPILNPPPVLEPQREALNLADVNNSPQNNSLSTPITAMKREPEHEEQPPAKRHLQDDDMSPPNSPAPSELSPSQPQTPTTHIGGLSTNIKITNRGDARNGDNSLVVSMELNGVMYQGVLFAQQLQSGNRNARIST
- the LOC123298024 gene encoding protein dead ringer isoform X1, with protein sequence MEMESHERDSDIGDDSPVSHNEEELSDPEGDLHEDIDSSDEAIRSRLSQNNINLDHHPDVLAKLKMQVRDLKVWSDMVRYYKIYEREELEQLHKSMVNHTNGGGLSSVMGPGGGGGGGGGNPLLTPGGGGLSMAFPFPHPAAAFLPPLAPPPAPPSSGGSSHSSEGSASSQHTWSFEEQFKQVRQLYEINDDPKRKEFLDDLFSYMQKRGTPINRLPIMAKSVLDLYELYNLVIARGGLVDVINKKLWQEIIKGLHLPSSITSAAFTLRTQYMKYLFPYEYEKRRLSTPAELQAAIDGNRHGRRSSYGSYNEMVHPPRYMKYLYPYECEKRRLSTPAELQAAIDGNRREGRRSSYGTYNEMVQRSPIPTSQMSPLSLVTQQQTMMSRMTGGLPNGAHHPSHPPPLGQPPLGGPIPGLAPSEFEARMVEYVKLLNKELRNTASPTAARHGSSSPPNNTTSPINPLEMSRLTLWNLYNNNPTAPPPILNPPPVLEPQREALNLADVNNSPQNNSLSTPITAMKREPEHEEQPPAKRHLQDDDMSPPNSPAPSELSPSQPQTPTTHIGGLSTNIKITNRGDARNGDNSLVVSMELNGVMYQGVLFAQQLQSGNRNARIST
- the LOC123298024 gene encoding protein dead ringer isoform X2 gives rise to the protein MEMESHERDSDIGDDSPVSHNEEELSDPEGDLHEDIDSSDEAIRSRLSQNNINLDHHPDVLAKLKMQVRDLKVWSDMVRYYKIYEREELEQLHKSMVNHTNGGGLSSVMGPGGGGGGGGGNPLLTPGGGGLSMAFPFPHPAAAFLPPLAPPPAPPSSGGSSHSSEGSASSQHTWSFEEQFKQLYEINDDPKRKEFLDDLFSYMQKRGTPINRLPIMAKSVLDLYELYNLVIARGGLVDVINKKLWQEIIKGLHLPSSITSAAFTLRTQYMKYLFPYEYEKRRLSTPAELQAAIDGNRHGRRSSYGSYNEMVHPPRYMKYLYPYECEKRRLSTPAELQAAIDGNRREGRRSSYGTYNEMVQRSPIPTSQMSPLSLVTQQQTMMSRMTGGLPNGAHHPSHPPPLGQPPLGGPIPGLAPSEFEARMVEYVKLLNKELRNTASPTAARHGSSSPPNNTTSPINPLEMSRLTLWNLYNNNPTAPPPILNPPPVLEPQREALNLADVNNSPQNNSLSTPITAMKREPEHEEQPPAKRHLQDDDMSPPNSPAPSELSPSQPQTPTTHIGGLSTNIKITNRGDARNGDNSLVVSMELNGVMYQGVLFAQQLQSGNRNARIST
- the LOC123298024 gene encoding protein dead ringer isoform X3: MEMESHERDSDIGDDSPVSHNEEELSDPEGDLHEDIDSSDEAIRSRLSQNNINLDHHPDVLAKLKMQVRDLKVWSDMEREELEQLHKSMVNHTNGGGLSSVMGPGGGGGGGGGNPLLTPGGGGLSMAFPFPHPAAAFLPPLAPPPAPPSSGGSSHSSEGSASSQHTWSFEEQFKQVRQLYEINDDPKRKEFLDDLFSYMQKRGTPINRLPIMAKSVLDLYELYNLVIARGGLVDVINKKLWQEIIKGLHLPSSITSAAFTLRTQYMKYLFPYEYEKRRLSTPAELQAAIDGNRHGRRSSYGSYNEMVHPPRYMKYLYPYECEKRRLSTPAELQAAIDGNRREGRRSSYGTYNEMVQRSPIPTSQMSPLSLVTQQQTMMSRMTGGLPNGAHHPSHPPPLGQPPLGGPIPGLAPSEFEARMVEYVKLLNKELRNTASPTAARHGSSSPPNNTTSPINPLEMSRLTLWNLYNNNPTAPPPILNPPPVLEPQREALNLADVNNSPQNNSLSTPITAMKREPEHEEQPPAKRHLQDDDMSPPNSPAPSELSPSQPQTPTTHIGGLSTNIKITNRGDARNGDNSLVVSMELNGVMYQGVLFAQQLQSGNRNARIST
- the LOC123298024 gene encoding protein dead ringer isoform X5, which produces MEMESHERDSDIGDDSPVSHNEEELSDPEGDLHEDIDSSDEAIRSRLSQNNINLDHHPDVLAKLKMQVRDLKVWSDMVRYYKIYEREELEQLHKSMVNHTNGGGLSSVMGPGGGGGGGGGNPLLTPGGGGLSMAFPFPHPAAAFLPPLAPPPAPPSSGGSSHSSEGSASSQHTWSFEEQFKQVRQLYEINDDPKRKEFLDDLFSYMQKRGTPINRLPIMAKSVLDLYELYNLVIARGGLVDVINKKLWQEIIKGLHLPSSITSAAFTLRTQYMKYLYPYECEKRRLSTPAELQAAIDGNRREGRRSSYGTYNEMVQRSPIPTSQMSPLSLVTQQQTMMSRMTGGLPNGAHHPSHPPPLGQPPLGGPIPGLAPSEFEARMVEYVKLLNKELRNTASPTAARHGSSSPPNNTTSPINPLEMSRLTLWNLYNNNPTAPPPILNPPPVLEPQREALNLADVNNSPQNNSLSTPITAMKREPEHEEQPPAKRHLQDDDMSPPNSPAPSELSPSQPQTPTTHIGGLSTNIKITNRGDARNGDNSLVVSMELNGVMYQGVLFAQQLQSGNRNARIST